From Synoicihabitans lomoniglobus, the proteins below share one genomic window:
- a CDS encoding DUF7305 domain-containing protein — MIRPCSRSGQRGSLLVVAMLLTIVIGISLVSYINIGQTNLNVSHRAFYANAAINLAETGLEQAMWSINKAVDADPNAWTDWTTSGANAWRNFTGFQFDANSTGNVRVYVRNYSLAVAPVIVARSTITPAQGAVIEKWIRVSLSKRSLFANGLVAKDTLTFSGGNASVDSYDSRLGSYDANLGGGNRNRYDRGSAGSGSVAVNSFSLSNSDIWGYVSIGTADYSGLDVGPNGIVGDFTASAGTIDYSRVTTDFTTNFEDTSAPTTAGYSIATINGATALPRVLDTPAADGVYYYDVGSISLSGNASKQLVINSGFDVVIRITTPSGAGVSLGGQTSIQVLNGGSLQMYASCDVSISGRGIANANDPEAFQFWSTKAAGSAGTQSVSISGNGQLSAVVYAPNADVTMNGGGASGSVYGAIVADSITVTGGSAFHYDEALSDMTDGNPFGIAGWTELTSAADRTLYAGVLSF; from the coding sequence ATGATCCGTCCCTGCTCCCGCTCCGGTCAGCGCGGTTCGTTGCTGGTCGTCGCCATGCTGCTCACCATCGTGATCGGCATCTCGTTGGTCAGCTACATCAACATCGGCCAGACCAATCTCAATGTTTCCCACCGGGCCTTTTATGCCAACGCGGCGATCAACCTCGCCGAAACCGGCTTGGAACAAGCGATGTGGTCCATCAACAAGGCCGTCGATGCCGACCCCAACGCATGGACGGATTGGACCACCTCCGGCGCGAACGCGTGGCGCAACTTCACCGGATTTCAGTTCGACGCCAACTCCACCGGCAACGTGCGCGTCTACGTCCGCAACTACAGCCTCGCCGTCGCGCCGGTCATCGTCGCGCGCTCGACGATTACGCCAGCCCAGGGTGCGGTCATTGAAAAGTGGATTCGCGTCAGCCTCTCGAAGCGTTCGCTTTTTGCCAACGGGCTCGTGGCCAAGGATACCCTGACGTTCAGCGGTGGCAACGCCTCGGTCGACAGCTACGACTCCCGCTTGGGCAGCTACGACGCCAATCTCGGCGGCGGTAACCGCAATCGCTACGACCGGGGCAGCGCCGGCAGCGGATCAGTGGCCGTCAACAGCTTCAGCCTCAGCAACTCCGACATCTGGGGCTACGTTTCAATCGGCACCGCCGATTATTCGGGGCTCGACGTGGGACCCAACGGAATCGTTGGCGACTTCACCGCTTCCGCCGGCACCATCGACTACTCCCGGGTCACCACGGATTTCACCACCAATTTCGAGGACACCAGCGCTCCCACCACCGCTGGCTACTCCATTGCCACGATTAACGGCGCGACCGCCCTGCCCCGGGTATTGGATACGCCCGCCGCCGACGGCGTTTATTACTACGATGTGGGCAGCATTTCGTTGAGCGGTAATGCGAGTAAACAACTGGTCATCAACTCCGGTTTCGACGTGGTCATCCGCATCACCACTCCGAGCGGTGCCGGGGTGAGCCTCGGCGGCCAAACCTCGATCCAAGTGCTTAACGGCGGCAGTTTGCAGATGTATGCGTCCTGCGATGTTTCCATCTCGGGCCGGGGCATCGCCAACGCCAATGATCCCGAGGCTTTTCAATTCTGGAGCACCAAAGCGGCGGGATCCGCCGGGACCCAATCCGTTTCCATCTCAGGAAACGGTCAACTCAGCGCCGTGGTTTACGCCCCCAACGCCGATGTCACCATGAACGGCGGCGGAGCCAGCGGCAGCGTTTACGGCGCGATCGTGGCCGACAGCATCACCGTGACCGGCGGCAGCGCGTTCCACTACGATGAAGCCCTCTCCGATATGACGGATGGCAACCCGTTCGGCATCGCCGGTTGGACCGAACTCACCTCCGCCGCGGATCGGACCCTTTACGCCGGAGTCTTGAGCTTCTAG
- a CDS encoding type IV pilus modification PilV family protein — protein MKANQPSSPPTLYGRAKTKCRRAFTLIEVMAATGVLSMALSSAVIVIQAGLSNLDTARTSTAASQMIQSEMERIRLLNWTNISALPAEEVLDISEFHTAGTIAGDRLEIVRRVSDVAGYASEMKEIDITATWTAISGRELSRVFRMRYARNGLFDYYYNHAQN, from the coding sequence ATGAAAGCGAACCAACCGTCCTCCCCCCCGACCCTCTACGGCCGGGCGAAGACCAAGTGTCGCCGTGCCTTCACCCTCATCGAAGTCATGGCCGCCACGGGCGTGCTTTCCATGGCACTCTCTTCTGCGGTAATCGTTATCCAAGCGGGATTAAGCAATCTCGATACCGCTCGCACCAGCACCGCCGCCTCCCAGATGATTCAAAGCGAAATGGAGCGGATTCGCTTGCTGAACTGGACCAACATTTCGGCCCTGCCGGCCGAAGAAGTGCTGGATATTTCTGAATTTCATACCGCTGGCACCATCGCCGGCGATCGCCTGGAAATCGTTCGCCGCGTGAGCGACGTAGCGGGTTACGCCTCCGAGATGAAGGAAATCGATATCACCGCCACCTGGACCGCGATCAGCGGTCGGGAGCTCTCCCGGGTTTTCCGCATGCGGTATGCCCGCAACGGACTTTTTGATTACTACTACAATCATGCTCAAAACTAA
- a CDS encoding PulJ/GspJ family protein encodes MLKTKPKSRRGFSLAELMVAVTISAFVLAGVMSTYLYLGRGGVSLSQYNDMEAQARMTFQIFGQDCREATDADWTNTKTLELVVNGSTVTYTFNADGATFTRSVNGTTEVLADEITDFTFKAFDINTTELDVEAAPTVVGDAAKMIQVDLDLTRKANTNVDSTQRLISARFVLRNKRVS; translated from the coding sequence ATGCTCAAAACTAAGCCAAAATCCCGCCGGGGGTTTTCACTGGCGGAGCTGATGGTGGCGGTGACGATTTCCGCATTCGTTCTCGCCGGCGTGATGAGCACCTATCTCTACCTCGGTCGGGGCGGCGTTAGTCTGAGCCAATACAACGACATGGAGGCGCAGGCCCGCATGACGTTTCAAATTTTTGGTCAAGATTGCCGCGAAGCGACCGATGCAGATTGGACGAACACCAAAACGCTGGAACTCGTCGTCAATGGGTCCACCGTGACCTACACGTTCAATGCCGACGGAGCCACCTTCACCCGTTCCGTGAACGGCACGACCGAAGTGCTGGCCGACGAAATCACCGACTTCACTTTCAAGGCATTCGATATCAACACCACCGAACTTGACGTCGAAGCCGCGCCCACGGTGGTGGGCGATGCCGCCAAAATGATTCAGGTCGACCTCGACCTGACCCGAAAGGCGAACACGAACGTGGATTCCACCCAACGCTTGATCTCCGCTCGGTTCGTCCTGCGGAACAAAAGGGTAAGTTGA